The following coding sequences lie in one Manis javanica isolate MJ-LG chromosome X, MJ_LKY, whole genome shotgun sequence genomic window:
- the LOC140847373 gene encoding melanoma-associated antigen 8-like, translating into MAEGLSTARALEDTASCPTAMIRNAAAGLVALLLHKYRAKEPTTKAEMLERVVQDHQDPFPDILSHASWSLQLTFNIDVKEVDPNSHSYVLVPTLGLTWDGVTEEQRLPKTGLLTLLLGVIVLWGSRVPEKEMWKMLSARGVYPGREHVIFGDPRELITGVWVQEQYLEYRQVPDRDPARCELLWGPRAHAEASKVQVQQFLLRLLSRAAGSSQSPSEEARSSEKGA; encoded by the coding sequence ATGGCAGAGGGTCTGAGCACCGCACGGGCCCTGGAAGACACGGCATCCTGTCCCACGGCCATGATTCGTAATGCGGCGGCTGGTCTGGTGGCCCTCCTGCTCCACAAGTACCGCGCCAAGGAGCCGACCACGAAGGCAGAGATGCTGGAGCGGGTCGTCCAGGATCACCAGGACCCCTTCCCTGACATCCTCAGCCATGCCTCCTGGTCCTTGCAGCTGACCTTCAACATTGACGTAAAGGAAGTAGATCCCAACAGCCACTCCTATGTCCTGGTCCCCACCCTGGGCCTCACCTGGGATGGGGTGACCGAAGAGCAGCGCCTCCCCAAGACCGGCCTCCTGACACTGCTCCTGGGCGTGATTGTCCTGTGGGGAAGCCGGGTCCCTGAGAAGGAAATGTGGAAAATGCTTAGTGCCAGGGGGGTGTACCCTGGGAGGGAGCACGTCATCTTCGGGGACCCCAGGGAGCTCATCACCGGGGTCTGGGTGCAGGAACAGTACCTGGAGTACCGGCAGGTGCCCGACAGGGATCCCGCTCGCTGTGAGctgctctggggccccagggcccACGCAGAGGCCAGCAAGGTGCAGGTCCAGCAGTTTTTGCTCAGGCTCCTTAGCAGGGCTGCAGGCTCTTCCCAATCCCCATCCGAGGAGGCTAGAAGCAGTGAGAAGGGGGCTTAG